GTGGGTGGCGGCAAGACGCTCCATCGGATAGGGCACCAAATCGAAAGAAGTCGTATtgggagaaaaattatacatgaaaaaattagcacACATATGCGTAGGTACAagtatacacacatatatatgtatacacttAAACGCTGAAATAAtacaatttaaattttcgGTACTGAAAATATCCGTGGTAATGCGAGAAAAATGCtagcaaacaaaaaaaaaggtgcggAACCCTCACCGAGGgcaagaaataaatataacaccaacgaaaaaaaaaaaagtaataacatTTAACAGTTGGATGTGAAAATTGACAGAAAAGAAGCAGGAGAATGTGGCACGTTTTAAATGATATGCTAAGGATAATTCATGATCTGTGTATACATTAAGTAAACGTGATAAAAGCGGAAACGATTATTAATCTGGGAGCCGGGCCCCCCATGGAAATGCTGGCATATGTGCGCTTACTCGCCGTGAGTCtgttgttcatattttcctttgctAGGACCcgtcttaaaaaaatgtccaaGTCGCAATTTTACTTCGTAATGAAATTTCGTAACCCTATttctgtttccttttttaagctCAACGCTGTTTTTTATTAGTACCGCTTTTGAACAGTGCCGCTTCTGAACAATGTcgatttctccttttttgtcgaGTCACATTTTCCCacccctttccttttcaaatcAGATGCGAAAGAAGCCGAAGGGGAAGATAGACGCCCTTATCTTAGtgctcctcttcttttttcagaAATAAACATTCTAATGTCGCTTCTCTGAAAAGCTTTTCTTTAAAGTTTGTCGAGGATCACTTCCTATGTAAAAGATTGCTTTTTGcggtttatatttttttttttttcaaatatacaAGGACATAATCTTTTCAAAAGTCcctgtttttgttttcttcgtTCTTATTAATTGAAAGATATGTGTAATAGGACAAACTTTTGGAGTCCCCAGATTCATAGATGACTCTGGTTTCATCATCTTTCGGAATTGTATATGGTTCGTAGTTATTATTTAAGTTCGAAAAAtctattttatttgatgttttaacattttttaaacttcttttttctgctaAAATTCGGCTATTTTTAAGCGAGTTGtctttgtgtttttttagTCGATTCTTGAAGAGTATTCTTCTACATATTCGACTCGGTTTTTCTAACATTATAACACTTTGCCAGTGTACTTCTTCCTGGTGGTACCCTTTCCCtgataatattttatccATTTCGTAGCTCTCAACATTGGAATGGGGTTGTTTCTGTAGTGGGTACATATACgcaagtatatatatacatatatgtgaatGGAAAATATGTGAGGGAGAGGGGCGGGTTACCGGGCCTTCCCTTTTGgctacataatttttatagtaACGAAGCGGCAAAAGGTACGCAGaaaatatacttatattttaagtaagcattttttttttttttttttatcttactTGAAAGTGGattaaataaatgataataaaaaggagctCCAGGAATCTTGATTTGCATATGCATGATGATCCTTTGAATGCCCAACGTAAATTGAAAATTacatgatatattttatagtaTACTCGATTATTCTTTCCTAATTTGGATAGACCGTTACATCTAGTGGTAGAAGTTGAGTTTGTATCAGTTACGCTGTTCTTCTGCGCGGTGGAAGTTGGGTACGTTACTTCCCCATTCGTTTCACTCTTATGATTCCATAATTTAGAAGAGTCATAAAGTTCATCATTCATTTCACATGTTTTTAATAAGGTTAACGATGAAACTTAACTGAGGCAGTTATTTTCAGTTTAATTTTCATTCTAGTTAATAACGACTTTGCTATTATTTTACGGCATCACTGTAAGAATTACATCAACGCGCACATGTCTGCGAATCCACCCCTCTTTCTAATGCCACAAATCGGGTATTTGACGAAAAGGCGAATTATGTAATGGGAAAAATCAAAGATAGTAATAAGTAGTGGGCCAAATAGTAACAAAAAAGTCTCAAAATGTGTCAGAAAGGTCTCATAAAGGTCTCAGAAAGGGTCACAAAAAAGTcacaaaaaagtaacaaaaaagtcaaaaaaaagtcacaaaaaagtcacaaaaaagtcacaaaaaagtcacaaaaaggtcaaaaaaaagtcacaaaaaggtcaaaaaaaagtcaaaaaaaagtctaTGAAACACCGTAAAATGTCCCAAAAGCGgccaaaaaattcaaaaacaCTTCATCATCATTTTGGCTTAAACACCCGAGCGCTTTGCGAAACAGCATCATTAAATAACAGCATCAACAAAcgattaaataaaataaacaaagtaTCAGTAATGAAAATTATGTCAAATGagagttatatatattattcatatgtaaaataaaaaagcagttaattttttttacttctttttaaaatatattttttgctaaatttTGAATCACGGAACAGCACTATTATATGGCAGCGCTAGAATTTAGGAGCGAAGGTGCCATTTACCACCCGTTGTAAATCGAATGTTATATGATGCCCCCCCATGTGAACAAATCTGcgaagttctttttttttttttttttttctatgcgatgcaaatatatttacgcctaagtacaaaaaatatatgcccAAAGATTGACGAGGCTTCGCTATCATAACAAAGTAAAGCTGGCCCCTATTTTTATGGCTCACTGCTATAAGTATATGCTTACAATTACAATTATAGCTACAGTTATGTATAAATCCACTTGAGTTAGGGCACAAAATTTagattttcctccttccatCGGAGTGTAGTTTAATAGTTTTCAATCaaagtagaaaaattatttttatcgaaGCTTCTTTTGCACAGAACATAccttttgttattttaacTGTGAGCTGTAACGATTTGTGCATATAA
The sequence above is drawn from the Plasmodium cynomolgi strain B DNA, chromosome 10, whole genome shotgun sequence genome and encodes:
- a CDS encoding hypothetical protein (putative) → MNDELYDSSKLWNHKSETNGEVTYPTSTAQKNSVTDTNSTSTTRCNGLSKLGKNNRVYYKIYHVIFNLRWAFKGSSCICKSRFLELLFIIIYLIHFQKQPHSNVESYEMDKILSGKGYHQEEVHWQSVIMLEKPSRICRRILFKNRLKKHKDNSLKNSRILAEKRSLKNVKTSNKIDFSNLNNNYEPYTIPKDDETRVIYESGDSKSLSYYTYLSINKNEENKNRDF